In the genome of Raphanus sativus cultivar WK10039 chromosome 4, ASM80110v3, whole genome shotgun sequence, one region contains:
- the LOC108853475 gene encoding uncharacterized protein At1g66480 — protein MGNIIMVRKKKAKVMKIDGDTFRLQTPARVSDATKEYPGFVLFDSDSVKRYGVRVKPLEPNHILVPNKTYFLVELPNLPTDVVAEEGHMSNKLPFRRVMSGIHVSAKERLEMLMLSRRAVSDVALARSDGGNEIGPGQTRVRLKLPRSQIMKLMGESQDAPEVTERIIALYRESSREIQGGRDSNDFRWELGAEDLKNNYKAREKHVSFAENGGRGEIYLIKTETFCWT, from the exons ATGGGGAACATTATCATGGTGAGAAAAAAGAAGGCGAAAGTAATGAAGATCGACGGCGATACTTTCCGGCTCCAAACTCCAGCCCGAGTGAGCGACGCCACCAAAGAATATCCTGGCTTCGTGCTGTTTGACTCCGACTCCGTGAAAAGATATGGAGTTCGCGTCAAGCCGCTTGAGCCGAACCACATCTTAGTGCctaataaaacttattttctaGTGGAGCTGCCTAACCTTCCGACGGATGTGGTGGCAGAGGAAGGACATATGAGCAATAAGCTTCCCTTCCGAAGAGTTATGTCCGGTATACATGTTAGCGCCAAGGAGCGTCTTGAAATGCTAATGCTTTCCCGGAGGGCCGTTTCTGATGTGGCTTTAGCAAGATCTGACGGCGGAAATGAGATTGGGCCTGGACAGACGAGGGTGAGACTGAAGCTGCCTCGGTCTCAGATCATGAAGTTAATGGGAGAGAGCCAAGATGCACCTGAAGTCACGGAGAGGATCATTGCTCTCTACCGAGAGAGTTCCCGCGAGATACAAGGCGGCCGAGATAGCAATGATTTTCGTTGGGAACTTGGGGCTGAAGATTTGAAGAACAACTACAAGGCCAGAGAG AAGCATGTGAGCTTCGCGGAGAACGGAGGAAGAGGTGagatctatcttattaaaacagaaacattctgttggacctaa
- the LOC108849254 gene encoding pyridoxal kinase: MPFSLSTTTTLRLRSPIRNSRSRMSTPPVLSLALPSDTGRVLSIQSHTVQGYVGNKSAVFPLQLLGYDVDPINSVQFSNHTGYPTFKGQVLNGEQLWELIEGLEANDLLFYTHLLTGYIGSVSFLNTILQVINKLRSVNPNLTYVCDPVMGDEGKLYVPEELVHVYREKVVPLASMLTPNQFEAEKLTGLRINSEEDGREACAILHAAGPSKVVITSITIGGLLLLIGSHQKEKGQKPEQFKILIDKIPAYFTGTGDLMTALLLGWSNKYPDSLDKAAELAVSTLQALLRRTLDDYQRAGYDPTSSSLEIRLIQSQNEIRSPNVELKAERYS, from the exons ATGCCATTCTCTCTGTCGACAACCACCACTCTCCGTCTCAGATCTCCTATTCGAAACTCTAG ATCGAGAATGTCGACGCCTCCTGTTCTCTCGCTTGCTCTGCCTTCAGACACTGGTCGTGTTCTTAGTATCCAATCTCACACTGTACAG GGATATGTTGGTAACAAGTCAGCTGTGTTTCCTCTTCAATTGTTGGGGTATGATGTGGATCCTATCAACTCGGTACAGTTCTCCAACCATACAG GGTATCCTACATTCAAAGGACAAGTTTTGAATGGTGAACAATTGTGGGAGTTGATTGAAGGCCTTGAAGCAAATGATTTATTGTTCTACACTCACTTATTAACAG GCTATATTGGATCTGTATCTTTTCTGAATACAATTTTGCAAGTTATCAATAAGCTTCGCTCTGTAAACCCGAATCTTACATATG TATGTGATCCGGTGATGGGTGATGAAGGAAAGTTGTATGTACCTGAAGAATTGGTGCATGTTTATCGTGAGAAG GTAGTTCCCCTGGCTTCTATGTTGACTCCTAACCAGTTTGAGGCAGAGAAATTAACAGGACTAAG GATAAATTCTGAGGAAGATGGCAGAGAAGCTTGTGCTATTCTTCATGCAGCTGGTCCTTCAAAG GTGGTGATCACTAGCATTACTATAGGTGGCCTTCTATTGCTTATTGGAAGCCATCAGAAAGAAAAG GGCCAGAAGCCTGAGCAATTCAAGATTTTGATAGACAAAATCCCTGCGTATTTTACG GGAACAGGAGATCTCATGACTGCTCTTCTACTTGGTTGGAGTAAT AAATACCCTGACAGTCTTGACAAGGCTGCCGAGCTTGCAGTTTCAACGTTGCAG GCACTTCTGCGAAGGACGCTTGATGACTACCAACGAGCTGGGTATGATCCCACCTCAAGTAGCTTGGAGATTAGATTGATACAGAGCCAGAACGAAATTCGAAGCCCAAATGTTGAACTGAAAGCTGAGAGATACAGCTGA
- the LOC108850607 gene encoding uncharacterized protein LOC108850607: MERSRMPRNVYEPLKTYFLKVNINCHGCNRKVKKTLRKVEGVYSVDIDTDQQAVIVRGNLDPDILVKKLNRRGKYAELLFMSPIHMDQFGNHQAGLNYGNRSLRNAQYNFGNNHFNNVLSYERQSDGEMMMANNMKPVMMNDADYFQMSDSSEDFQELFGETAQRHNYDEEVRANMMRDMELGYSNAYPAAEAMNMHIPGRSNNMMMNERAFHGQVMNGPSLVPQFMNQEQFNSRQLNGFYY; this comes from the exons ATGGAGAGATCAAGAATGCCAAGAAACGTTTATGAACCTTTAAAG ACATATTTTCTCAAGGTTAATATCAACTGTCATGGATGTAATAGGAAGGTGAAGAAAACACTGAGAAAAGTTGAAG GTGTTTACTCTGTTGATATAGACACAGATCAGCAAGCAGTGATTGTTAGAGGTAACTTAGATCCAGATATTTTGGTCAAGAAGTTGAACAGAAGAGGAAAGTATGCAGAGCTTTTGTTCATGAGTCCTATCCATATGGACCAGTTTGGTAATCATCAAGCTGGTCTTAATTATGGCAACAGAAGCTTGAGGAACGCACAATACAACTTTGGAAACAATCACTTTAACAATGTCCTAAGTTACGAAAGGCAGAGTGATGGAGAGATGATGATGGCGAACAACATGAAACCTGTGATGATGAACGATGCAGACTACTTTCAGATGAGTGATTCTTCTGAAGATTTCCAGGAGCTGTTTGGAGAAACAGCGCAAAGACACAACTATGATGAAGAGGTGCGTGCAAATATGATGAGGGACATGGAGCTAGGATATTCTAATGCATACCCTGCAGCAGAAGCAATGAACATGCATATTCCAGGAAGATCTAATAATATGATGATGAATGAGAGAGCTTTCCACGGTCAGGTGATGAACGGTCCATCTCTAGTTCCACAGTTTATGAATCAGGAACAGTTCAACTCAAGGCAACTTAATGGATTCTACTACTGA
- the LOC108850608 gene encoding E3 ubiquitin-protein ligase SINA-like 7 has product MECVSSTEDKPRTGILNLDVLSCPICVEPFTIPIFQCDNGHLACSSCCPKLRNKCPSCALPVGHSRCRAMETVLESTSIPCQNAEFGCTQKLTYGEESTHEKTCTFSPCYCPVKDCNYTGSCEDVYLHYKKLIHQKPQSTSQRCRVRCGSSFFVKMNISDKLVIGTLYEKRLLFTVQSFWKPYGVYVTVSCIAPPSSPKVEKLSYCISYTMDGHTITYKSPELKMIQRVSFHKPEENYMWIPNSLVHGKSLETRICIKKREKDKSNDTEGPHQFVQKKVFVQKKKVLFRK; this is encoded by the exons ATGGAGTGTGTCTCAAGCACAGAGGACAAACCACGCACGGGAATACTGAATCTTGATGTTCTCAGTTGCCCTATTTGCGTCGAGCCATTCACTATTCCCATCTTCCAG TGTGATAATGGGCACTTAGCTTGCTCCTCTTGCTGTCCCAAACTGCGTAATAAATGCCCTTCCTGTGCTTTGCCTGTTGGGCACAGTCGCTGCAGAGCAATGGAGACTGTTCTTGAATCGACCTCTATCCCATGCCAAAACGCCGAGTTTGGATGCACCCAAAAATTGACTTATGGGGAAGAATCAACTCATGAAAAGACATGCACTTTCTCGCCATGCTACTGCCCTGTCAAAGATTGCAATTACACTGGCTCATGCGAGGATGTCTACCTTCACTATAAAAAGCTTATCCACCAGAAACCCCAGTCAACATCACAGCGCTGTAGGGTCCGTTGTGGCTCCTCCTTTTTTGTCAAGATGAACATCAGTGATAAGTTAGTAATCGGTACGTTGTATGAGAAGAGGCTATTGTTTACAGTGCAGAGTTTCTGGAAGCCTTATGGTGTGTATGTTACTGTAAGCTGCATTGcaccaccatcttctccaaAAGTAGAAAAGCTCTCATATTGTATATCTTATACTATGGATGGACACACTATAACTTACAAATCCCCAGAGTTGAAGATGATTCAGAGAGTGAGCTTTCATAAACCTGAAGAGAATTATATGTGGATTCCTAACAGTTTAGTGCATGGTAAATCGTTGGAGACGAGGATTTGCatcaagaaaagagaaaaagataaatCAAACGATACAGAAGGTCCTCATcagtttgttcaaaaaaaagtttttgttcaaaaaaaaaaggtcctCTTCAGAAAGTGA